The stretch of DNA ATCTAGTCGATGAGTGGTTATACTCAACCAACCAGCTGGCATATTTACCAATACATCTTTAATATAATTTAGCATTTTACTTGCTTCCATAATTTAAACCTTTAGAGAAGCCAAAAATATACATTAATTCGATTTGTTTTAGGGGAGTTTGGGGAGTTTTGTTGTGCTATTATTATTCTTTTGTTTTCAAAAACAACTTTATTAGACCATGTGAATTGCAGCTCATATAGTTAACAAGGTATTCATTGTCTTCTAAATCTGTCATATTTATTGTTAATGGTTGCCCATCAATAATTACTTTACTATCACGTCTTTTTGTAACATAATCAAGTTCTTTAGAATCATTTTTGTATTCTAGATAATCTTTTAATAAGTAAAGCGATACATCTGTTTGAGAACCCCCCAACGGGAATAAAATAATAACTTTAGATTTATTGTTTAGTCTTTCAATCAATAAGGTCTTACAAGATAAATCATTACAATTTGTATCGTTAATTAATTCTTTATCAATTGTAATAACAACAGAATTATTTGATATATTTTGTCCAAAAACTAAACTAGAAATAAAACTAAAAAAAATTATTAAAATATATCGTATCATACTATCTAATGTTTAAGAAATACTGAACAATTGTTCAAATACAATTATTTATCTAACCAAATTTAATATTAATTATTTATCAATAATCAAAAACGTGTTCTACCTCAATATTAGTTGTTTTGCAGTGTTTTATAAATGCCAATAATTGATGGGTTGGTATTAGGTGAACCAATCGTTTTACTTGGTTGTTGGTTACTACGTTCGATTCGTAAAGCAATTCAGCACCCTTAAAATTAAAGGTTTGTGTATTGTTTTTAAGCACAGAAACAGCAATTTCATCGTTTCCACCAATTTCAAGAATAGTAAGGTCTTGTTCGCAAAGTGTTAAAATGGTTTCGGTAAAAGCTCCCCAACGGGTAATTCCAATAATTTGCTTGTTACCAATGGTGCTCATTATTTTTACGTTTTCCGATGCTTGTAAGGGCTCGTTGCTTGAAATTAATAAGTAAATATCGGTAACGGGTTCTTCGTAACTTGCCTTTGCAGCCCATTCAATCAATTGCGCATAACCAGCTTTAAACGTAAATTCGAAGGTAAAGAAAAGTGTTCGTTCCATTTTTCGTAACCAATTGCTTTCGGCAGTGTTAGAGGTCGACCACACCTTTTTTATCCAAGGCATAAATTGAAACTCGTACCAAGCGGTATGGTAAATAAAATCGCTGTAAGCACGTTGTGCTGCAACAATGGTTTTTTCTTCATCCGAAATTTGGCTGTTGGCAAACCAACCAAAAAATCTGCCAATGGTGTTTTCGTACAAAATTTTAACGGCATATTCTAAGGTAACACTCACACCAATAACTTGAAGCATGGTGGTGTATTCTTCGTTTTCTGGATATGCTTCCGAAACCAGTTTCATCGATTTGTCATACAAACTCCAATATTCATCAATAGAAGCATAAAAAGGAAAATCGGAAGGGTTGTTGCCTTCGGTTAAATAATCGGCATATTCTTTTGGGTTAAACACCAAATACCATTCAGGTACCGTTAAAATGGTTTGCTCCTCTTCTCGGTAATATCCTTTAATTTCATCTCGTTGTTTTTCAATGTTTTGAGTAATGTATGGATTGTATTTGTCCAACAATTTATTGGTAAAACGATGATTAGAATCCACACGGTTTTTAATTTCGAAATATTTGCTAGAATTTCGAAATCCTTGTTGAAATTGAGCAACAGTTGCGTGTGGCTGATAAGGTAAATACCAAGCGCCGTTTTCACTCAAAATGGCATCGGTCATTTCAATGGTCCATTGTTTAACAATGTCTTTGGCTTCTTGGTCGGTACCTTGTTTGTAATACACCACAAATGCAAAAACTTCTTCTCTTGCCCACGATAAATACGATTCTTTATCAGGGTAAGCATGGCGTAACGAAATGTTGATGATGTTGGCATCGTATTTATCGTAAATAGCCTTCATTTTTGGTATAAATGATTGGATGTTGTTTACGGGAATAAAATATTCTTGCAACACATAAGTTTGCTCTTCGCGAGAGCTTGGCTCTAATTCGCGAACATCATAACTCGCCTCTTTGTTTCTCCAAACCACTTTTTCTTCATTATAAACAATGGGGTCAATAATTGTTTTACGTATCCATTTTCCAAAACTTCCCCAAGAAACTACTTCAACAATTTTGGGTTCAATCCAATAATTTTCAGCTTTAGAAGTCACTCTGGTGGTGTCGGTTAATTCTTTGTCAGATTTTACCCAAGATACATTATTTATTACATCGTAGTTGGGTGGATATAAATCGCCATTCTGAAAAACAACCTTTTTGTTGTTACCAATGTTGTTGTTAAAAAAATCGTTGTAATATTTTACATCAACCAATTGGGTTTGACGTTCTACTTTTACATTGTCTTCCAATTGTAAAGTAGCTTCAACAATAACACCAATGCCTCCATAACCCCCAACCGCAGCATTAAAAATTTCTTGATTTTCGGTTCTGTTAGCAGTAATAATTTCACCCGATGCAGTAACAATTTTTAGTTGCTCTATTGACGAAACAATTGGTCCGTGACCAATATACCTACCATGACAGTTAACTGAAATGGAACCTCCAACAGTAAAGTTGGCGTAGGTTTGCATAATTTTTATGGAAAGATTATAAGGGTCAATGGCATTTTGTAGTGTCCGCCATGTAATTCCAGGTTGAATAGTTACTTGTTTCTTTTCGGCGTCAATGTTCAATACTTTGTTAAACTGACGCATATCAATGTGCAAACTATTTTCGTAGCCTATTTGCCCACCCATACTAAACCTTCCACCACCTATAGAAATTGGATCTGTGGTAGATTGTATGGCTGTTATAATTTCTTGTGTAGTAACGGGTGTTATTTCTTTACCAACTTGAATGGGATTAATGGCGGTAACATCATTTATTCGCTTGTTAGGCAATGTTTTATTGAAATTAGAATCACCAGCAGTTTGTATTAAGATGATTACAAAAAGGATATATCCTACTAGGAAGTAAAAAGGAATAGCACGACGCTTTTTTTTATGAATAAATGCTTTACATTTTTTAAAAAAAGTAAAAAGGAATTGTAGTATCAGGTAAAGTTTTGAGATTAATTTGTTCATTGAAAGAGAATTAAATTTTTGTAAACATCATTAATGCATTTTTGGTTGGGTCGCCTTCTTGAAACAGTGTTCGTTTATCGAATTTAAATCCAACTTTTTCTACAAAATCACAAATAAAATCGAGCGTATAAAAGTTTCTAATTTCACGGCTGTTATACTCCCAAGTTTCTTTAGTGCCCATATTAAAAACATCGTGAGCCAAAGCTACCAAAGTAGTTTGGTCATCATCAATACAGTCGTGGTCACGCAAAATTAATTTACCCCCAACTCGCATTGTATCTCTGATTGACGAGATATAAGGAATATGTAAATCAAGTGGACAATGGTGAAAACCAATGTAAACCGTTACTAAATCTAAACTGTTGTTAGTAATTAATGCAGCAAAATTGGTGTTATAATCTGCCATTGGAATGTAGTTGGCACCAATACTAATTTGACCTCTATCAATCATTTCGGTAATAGAATA from Flavobacteriales bacterium encodes:
- a CDS encoding FAD-dependent oxidoreductase encodes the protein MQVGKEITPVTTQEIITAIQSTTDPISIGGGRFSMGGQIGYENSLHIDMRQFNKVLNIDAEKKQVTIQPGITWRTLQNAIDPYNLSIKIMQTYANFTVGGSISVNCHGRYIGHGPIVSSIEQLKIVTASGEIITANRTENQEIFNAAVGGYGGIGVIVEATLQLEDNVKVERQTQLVDVKYYNDFFNNNIGNNKKVVFQNGDLYPPNYDVINNVSWVKSDKELTDTTRVTSKAENYWIEPKIVEVVSWGSFGKWIRKTIIDPIVYNEEKVVWRNKEASYDVRELEPSSREEQTYVLQEYFIPVNNIQSFIPKMKAIYDKYDANIINISLRHAYPDKESYLSWAREEVFAFVVYYKQGTDQEAKDIVKQWTIEMTDAILSENGAWYLPYQPHATVAQFQQGFRNSSKYFEIKNRVDSNHRFTNKLLDKYNPYITQNIEKQRDEIKGYYREEEQTILTVPEWYLVFNPKEYADYLTEGNNPSDFPFYASIDEYWSLYDKSMKLVSEAYPENEEYTTMLQVIGVSVTLEYAVKILYENTIGRFFGWFANSQISDEEKTIVAAQRAYSDFIYHTAWYEFQFMPWIKKVWSTSNTAESNWLRKMERTLFFTFEFTFKAGYAQLIEWAAKASYEEPVTDIYLLISSNEPLQASENVKIMSTIGNKQIIGITRWGAFTETILTLCEQDLTILEIGGNDEIAVSVLKNNTQTFNFKGAELLYESNVVTNNQVKRLVHLIPTHQLLAFIKHCKTTNIEVEHVFDY